The following are encoded together in the Wolbachia endosymbiont (group E) of Neria commutata genome:
- the hemC gene encoding hydroxymethylbilane synthase, giving the protein MLIRIGTRGSSLAIAQALEAKQKLLDLFPSLSTQIIKIKTSGDKHASANLAEIGGKGLFIKEIETELLENNIDMAVHSLKDMPAFFSKDLTIPCVLERLSPHDAFISHKYNSLEDLPYQATIATSSIRRKVLLLEFRPDLNIVPLRGNVTTRLKNQNFDGIILAEAGLIRLEKHHLITEVLSPKVMLSAVGQGAICIQCRKNDVKVIDLLEKINNNKSFIRVKSERSFMKTVNGSCFTPLAALAEYVNENMLNLRCMLANEKNVYFTERTSFVEDAEKIGVDAGLELKSRCL; this is encoded by the coding sequence ATGCTAATACGAATCGGTACCAGAGGAAGCAGTCTTGCAATTGCCCAGGCTTTGGAGGCAAAACAAAAATTGCTGGATCTATTTCCTAGTTTATCCACTCAGATCATTAAGATAAAAACTTCTGGAGATAAACACGCCAGTGCAAACCTTGCTGAGATAGGTGGTAAAGGGCTGTTTATCAAAGAAATTGAAACTGAATTGCTTGAGAATAATATAGATATGGCGGTTCACTCACTAAAGGATATGCCTGCATTTTTTTCGAAAGATTTAACAATTCCCTGTGTTTTGGAAAGGTTAAGTCCACATGATGCGTTTATTTCTCATAAATATAATAGCCTTGAGGATTTACCATATCAGGCTACAATTGCTACTTCTTCAATCAGGAGAAAAGTTCTGTTGCTAGAGTTTAGGCCAGATTTAAATATAGTCCCGCTACGTGGAAATGTAACCACTAGACTAAAAAACCAAAATTTTGACGGGATAATTTTAGCTGAGGCTGGGCTGATAAGATTAGAAAAACATCACTTAATTACAGAAGTATTATCACCAAAAGTAATGCTCAGTGCAGTGGGACAAGGAGCAATTTGCATTCAATGTAGGAAAAATGATGTAAAAGTTATCGATCTTTTAGAGAAAATTAATAATAATAAGTCTTTTATAAGAGTGAAGTCAGAACGTAGTTTTATGAAGACAGTAAATGGTTCATGTTTTACACCACTTGCAGCGTTGGCTGAATATGTGAATGAAAATATGCTCAATCTTCGTTGTATGCTAGCAAATGAAAAAAACGTATACTTTACTGAGCGCACTTCTTTTGTGGAAGATGCAGAAAAAATAGGTGTAGATGCAGGATTAGAGTTGAAATCAAGATGCTTATAA
- a CDS encoding glycoside hydrolase family 5 protein: MIIILYTNVFCSAKSIDNNKMLFWQSQVRKGATVFNKKVDIDLITAAKEYSIGFIRLAPDEFETKQRDFLIGDADNYQGLISEDLEVLKNVLDMFNEEKIPVVLTMLSLPGSRWKQNNNDRDDLRLWKSQNFQKQAARFWQDLAKELKDHPAIIGYNILNEPHLERLYNTKNSAIHNVEQSQVQKDLFRFYSSMVDSIRQVDQETPIIVDSSSYADPQAFDKLKPLSDNNVLYSFHMYEPFVYTNLKLNQGRFSYPGYIRSADTNKTEYWSKDTLRSYIEPVKKFQEKHKIPSYRILVGEFGGHRSSKGLERYFQDLISIFNKYNWHFAVYGFREDMWDGMDYELGGEKLLWKDWQAIEEGTIKKNYLPNNPIFKVLREEWSK, encoded by the coding sequence ATGATAATTATTTTATATACTAATGTATTTTGCAGTGCAAAATCTATAGACAATAATAAAATGCTTTTCTGGCAATCTCAAGTTAGAAAAGGGGCAACCGTCTTTAATAAAAAAGTTGATATCGATTTAATTACAGCAGCAAAAGAGTATAGTATTGGCTTTATTCGCCTTGCTCCTGACGAATTTGAAACTAAACAACGTGATTTTCTTATCGGTGATGCGGACAATTATCAAGGTCTAATTTCTGAAGATTTGGAAGTGCTTAAGAATGTTCTTGATATGTTTAATGAGGAAAAAATACCAGTTGTTTTAACGATGCTCAGCTTACCTGGATCAAGGTGGAAGCAGAATAATAATGATAGAGATGATTTACGTTTATGGAAAAGTCAAAATTTTCAAAAGCAAGCAGCAAGATTCTGGCAAGATCTTGCAAAAGAATTGAAGGATCATCCAGCCATTATTGGATATAATATTTTAAATGAACCTCATTTGGAAAGGCTTTATAATACTAAGAATTCTGCCATTCACAATGTAGAACAAAGCCAAGTTCAAAAAGACTTGTTCAGGTTTTATAGCAGTATGGTAGATAGTATCCGCCAAGTTGATCAAGAAACCCCTATAATAGTGGACAGCAGCAGCTATGCTGACCCTCAAGCCTTCGATAAATTAAAACCACTTAGTGATAATAACGTTCTTTACTCGTTTCACATGTACGAGCCTTTTGTTTATACAAACTTAAAGCTAAATCAAGGAAGATTTTCCTATCCAGGATATATTCGTTCCGCTGATACAAATAAAACAGAGTACTGGAGTAAAGATACACTCAGATCATATATAGAGCCTGTTAAAAAATTTCAAGAAAAACATAAAATACCAAGCTATAGGATACTTGTTGGAGAATTTGGTGGACATCGTTCTTCAAAAGGATTAGAGCGCTATTTCCAGGATCTTATTTCTATTTTTAACAAATATAATTGGCACTTTGCTGTTTATGGTTTTCGTGAAGACATGTGGGATGGTATGGATTATGAACTTGGAGGAGAGAAACTGTTATGGAAAGATTGGCAAGCAATTGAAGAAGGTACCATAAAAAAAAATTACTTACCAAATAATCCTATTTTTAAGGTATTAAGAGAAGAGTGGTCGAAGTAA
- a CDS encoding porin gives MKIKHIIIALLILLFSQNSVNARVILDKKIFYAELDGQVDLKFGYAFNQDSFKANPKDKTSSYSNLHLLYLQRVYPNTQMGFNVKVEVSGIANLKALDIKKLNPEERYFIIKNQGLGSIEYGKRSLVSQSMLNTSKIYAGGGGVNGDWANYANLRGGDNGPIDCTVDNPPKKCAGGGYDKDNAFWVKPNIYSDYNGLKLELKQSAISYISPEIYNFQLGFSYVPGKNSLEYSNLIAGGLSYHNSLSDDIKFTTALTGEFARQNFTDKDNEILESNETARKRRNQLAHWNFGLNVKFFNLNCIFSYGNGGKSGSPFLKVDNTYYINAGIAYNTDGRKLSLTYFNSGRDITKGTKELTSHAVSLEYPFALGTSYYLDLVKFNTKEPTIINNNSGYVFLAGLKFNFQ, from the coding sequence ATGAAAATAAAACATATAATAATAGCGCTGCTTATATTGCTCTTTTCGCAAAATAGTGTCAATGCCAGAGTTATTCTTGATAAAAAAATATTTTATGCGGAACTGGATGGACAAGTAGATTTGAAATTTGGTTACGCTTTTAATCAAGATTCTTTCAAGGCTAATCCTAAAGATAAGACTTCAAGTTATTCAAACTTGCACCTTCTTTATCTGCAACGCGTTTATCCAAATACTCAAATGGGATTTAATGTTAAAGTAGAGGTTTCTGGTATCGCAAACCTCAAAGCGCTTGATATAAAAAAGCTGAACCCAGAAGAACGGTATTTTATCATTAAAAATCAGGGACTTGGATCAATTGAATACGGTAAAAGAAGTTTGGTTAGTCAGAGTATGCTTAATACTTCAAAAATTTATGCAGGAGGCGGTGGAGTAAATGGTGATTGGGCAAATTATGCAAATTTGCGTGGTGGTGACAATGGACCTATAGATTGTACAGTAGACAATCCACCAAAAAAATGTGCTGGCGGTGGATATGATAAAGATAACGCTTTTTGGGTAAAGCCAAATATCTATAGTGATTATAATGGACTAAAATTAGAGCTAAAACAATCAGCGATAAGCTATATTTCTCCTGAAATTTATAATTTTCAATTAGGGTTTAGTTATGTTCCTGGAAAAAATAGTTTAGAGTATAGTAATCTAATTGCTGGAGGTCTTTCTTATCACAATAGTCTGTCAGATGACATAAAATTTACTACAGCTTTAACTGGTGAATTTGCTAGACAGAACTTCACTGATAAAGATAACGAGATACTAGAAAGCAATGAAACTGCTCGTAAACGCCGTAATCAGTTAGCGCATTGGAATTTTGGTTTAAATGTAAAATTTTTTAATCTGAATTGTATTTTCTCATATGGTAATGGCGGCAAATCTGGTAGTCCTTTCCTTAAAGTAGACAATACTTACTATATAAATGCAGGCATCGCTTATAACACTGATGGTCGTAAATTGAGCTTAACATATTTCAATAGCGGTAGAGATATTACTAAAGGTACAAAAGAATTAACGTCACACGCTGTAAGCCTCGAGTATCCATTTGCTTTAGGTACTTCATACTATCTTGATCTTGTAAAGTTTAATACAAAAGAACCTACAATAATAAATAATAACTCTGGATATGTATTTTTGGCCGGATTAAAGTTCAATTTCCAGTAG
- a CDS encoding nitroreductase family protein has translation MISKKDLFELIKARHSGRSYDSTRTISKEEIDILIEAVRLTPSCFGNEPWRYVICNKQNNQEAWEKLLSCLDESNQKWAKDTPLLIISLSAKNFRKPGKGENLWANHDTGAANYALMLQAASMGLMAHQMGGFDRDKIVKEFNIPNDFNIMSVIAVGYEEENAQIKEKKRRPMEEIFFYGEWPN, from the coding sequence ATGATAAGCAAAAAAGACCTATTTGAGTTGATAAAAGCAAGACATAGCGGGCGTTCATACGACTCTACAAGGACAATATCTAAGGAAGAAATAGATATTTTAATAGAAGCTGTAAGATTGACTCCTTCATGTTTTGGTAATGAACCCTGGAGATACGTGATATGTAACAAACAGAACAACCAGGAAGCATGGGAAAAATTACTGAGCTGTCTTGATGAATCCAATCAAAAATGGGCAAAGGATACTCCTCTGTTAATCATATCTTTAAGCGCTAAAAATTTTCGTAAACCAGGCAAAGGAGAAAATCTTTGGGCTAATCACGATACTGGTGCAGCAAATTATGCATTAATGTTACAAGCTGCATCTATGGGTTTAATGGCTCATCAGATGGGTGGATTTGATAGAGATAAAATAGTGAAAGAGTTCAATATACCCAATGATTTTAATATAATGTCAGTGATAGCAGTTGGATATGAGGAAGAGAACGCTCAAATAAAGGAGAAAAAAAGAAGACCAATGGAGGAAATATTTTTTTATGGTGAGTGGCCAAATTAA
- the dapF gene encoding diaminopimelate epimerase: MESNLTNQTSFVKMHGTGNKFVIIDSRLTNNLDWDYKKIAHQNSCDQVIVLTNSSVADCFMHVHNADGSKAEMCGNAARCVGYLIMSKQSTEYTTIELINERILECFKVGEKSIKVNMGKPLLKWHEIPLSAQCDTLHLPIELEMLKDPAAVNVSNPHVIFFVDNINEIPLQSLGPRLENHELFPQKTNVSIAQIESSEEISLRVWERGTGITASCGSAACATLVASILRGYVSTKQTSVNLPGGKLLIKWADNVFMTGDIAIVLSNTNNITLPNINDKPPTGN, translated from the coding sequence ATGGAAAGCAATTTAACAAACCAAACGTCTTTTGTAAAGATGCACGGCACTGGTAACAAATTTGTCATTATAGATTCGCGTTTAACAAACAATTTAGATTGGGATTACAAAAAAATTGCTCACCAAAATAGTTGTGATCAAGTCATAGTGTTAACCAACTCTAGCGTGGCTGATTGTTTTATGCATGTTCATAATGCTGATGGAAGCAAAGCTGAAATGTGTGGAAATGCAGCGCGTTGTGTTGGATATCTGATAATGTCGAAGCAAAGCACTGAATATACCACAATCGAGCTAATAAATGAGCGTATTTTAGAGTGTTTCAAAGTAGGTGAGAAATCTATAAAGGTCAATATGGGGAAGCCTTTACTAAAATGGCATGAAATTCCCTTATCTGCTCAATGTGACACTCTTCATCTTCCCATAGAACTTGAAATGCTAAAAGACCCTGCTGCAGTAAATGTTAGTAATCCTCATGTGATCTTTTTTGTTGATAATATAAACGAAATACCACTGCAAAGCCTAGGCCCAAGGCTAGAAAATCACGAATTATTTCCTCAGAAAACGAATGTTAGTATTGCACAAATAGAGAGTTCTGAAGAAATAAGCTTAAGAGTTTGGGAAAGAGGTACAGGCATTACAGCATCATGCGGTAGTGCAGCGTGTGCAACACTTGTTGCATCAATACTCCGTGGATATGTAAGCACCAAACAAACTTCAGTGAATTTACCAGGAGGTAAGCTATTAATCAAGTGGGCAGATAACGTATTTATGACAGGTGATATAGCTATAGTACTTTCCAATACAAATAATATAACACTTCCTAATATAAATGATAAACCTCCTACTGGAAATTGA
- the secD gene encoding protein translocase subunit SecD, giving the protein MFSRLIVKSISILLICLLSLYMILPNFFDNKFFISAKRINLGLDLKGGASLLLNIDLDFYFKEKLGMLADEIKETLLSKNIKCNVQSSEQVIVNLSSADDYKKASLLISKMNPNLELNKKDSLIFISYKPYYKNSLISEIAAESINNVQRRLDTLGTKEVSVQKQGQSKILVQVPGVENTEQIKSLLGKTAKLSFYLANNNVAKIQDIDHETTVLLKDSLGNSYPIFRKTEIGGDALVNASVRFGSLGKPAVHFKFDSTASKKFAKITKENVGKPFAIVLDNTILTVPQIREPILNGEGEISGNFTEKQASELAILLKSGALPAPLKIIEEKNIGPSLGEESIKAGEMAAMISIIAVSLFIIIIYGKLGLLASVALLFNVILILLILTLLEATLTLPGIAGIALTVGMAVDANVLIFERIREEIKSGKRVERAIEEGFTNAIKTILDSNITTLIAAGIMFIIGSGAIRGFSVTLSIGILCSMFSAITVTKLLIELCVNPKKLVL; this is encoded by the coding sequence ATGTTCAGCAGGCTTATAGTCAAATCGATTTCAATATTACTAATTTGTCTGCTGTCTCTATACATGATACTGCCAAATTTTTTTGATAATAAGTTTTTTATTTCAGCAAAGAGAATAAATTTGGGTCTTGATTTGAAAGGAGGAGCATCTTTACTCCTGAATATAGACTTAGATTTCTACTTCAAAGAAAAATTAGGTATGCTGGCTGATGAGATAAAAGAGACATTACTTTCAAAAAATATTAAATGTAATGTACAAAGTAGCGAGCAAGTAATTGTCAATTTAAGCAGTGCTGATGACTATAAAAAAGCATCTTTATTAATTAGTAAAATGAATCCTAATTTAGAGCTGAATAAAAAAGACTCTTTGATTTTTATCTCATATAAACCTTATTACAAAAACTCTTTAATCAGTGAAATAGCTGCGGAATCGATAAATAATGTCCAGCGGCGTTTGGATACGCTTGGAACAAAAGAAGTTAGTGTACAAAAGCAAGGACAGAGCAAAATATTAGTACAGGTACCAGGGGTGGAGAACACCGAGCAGATAAAATCTCTGCTTGGCAAAACAGCGAAATTAAGTTTCTATTTGGCAAACAATAATGTAGCAAAGATACAGGATATAGATCATGAAACTACTGTTTTACTTAAAGATTCTTTAGGTAATTCTTATCCAATATTTCGCAAAACTGAAATAGGTGGTGACGCACTTGTTAATGCATCAGTTAGATTTGGCTCTCTTGGTAAACCAGCAGTACATTTTAAATTTGACAGCACAGCAAGTAAAAAATTCGCGAAAATTACTAAAGAAAACGTTGGAAAACCTTTTGCGATTGTTCTGGATAATACAATCTTAACCGTACCACAGATACGTGAACCTATCTTAAATGGAGAAGGGGAAATTAGTGGCAACTTCACTGAAAAACAAGCAAGCGAACTTGCAATACTTTTAAAATCTGGAGCACTGCCAGCACCACTTAAAATAATTGAAGAGAAAAATATTGGTCCAAGCCTCGGAGAAGAGTCAATAAAAGCAGGCGAAATGGCAGCTATGATTTCCATAATAGCCGTATCTCTTTTTATAATTATTATTTACGGTAAATTAGGCTTACTGGCCTCTGTTGCATTACTTTTTAATGTGATTCTCATACTATTAATTCTTACACTGCTTGAAGCGACTCTAACTCTGCCTGGAATTGCAGGTATTGCACTCACTGTCGGTATGGCGGTGGATGCAAATGTTTTAATATTTGAGCGCATTCGTGAGGAGATTAAATCGGGCAAGAGAGTGGAACGTGCTATTGAAGAAGGGTTTACAAATGCGATAAAAACAATACTGGACTCAAATATCACAACGTTAATTGCTGCAGGAATAATGTTCATTATTGGCAGTGGGGCAATAAGAGGTTTTTCCGTCACTTTATCAATAGGAATTTTATGCTCGATGTTTTCTGCAATCACAGTTACAAAGCTTCTGATAGAGCTGTGTGTGAATCCAAAAAAATTGGTTCTTTGA